One Brassica napus cultivar Da-Ae chromosome C2, Da-Ae, whole genome shotgun sequence DNA window includes the following coding sequences:
- the LOC106381922 gene encoding 60S ribosomal protein L7-2 — MAESKVAVPESVLKKRKREEEWALAKKQSAEAAKKTNAANRKLIYKRAEQYAKEYAEKEKELISLKREAKLKGGFYVDPEAKLLFIIRIRGINAIDPKTKKILQLLRLRQIFNGVFLKVNKATMNMLRRVEPYVTYGFPNLKSVKELIYKRGYGKLNHQRVALTDNSIVEQALGKHGIICTEDLIHEILTVGPHFKEANNFLWPFQLKAPLGGLKKKRNHYVEGGDAGNRENFINELIRRMN; from the exons ATGGCAGAGTCGAAGGTTGCAGTTCCAGAGTCAGtgctgaagaagaggaagagagaggaGGAGTGGGCTCTAGCGAAGAAGCAGAGCGCTGAAGCTGCCAAGAAGACGAACGCCGCCAACAGGAAGCTTATCTACAAAAGAGCTGAGCAGTACGCCAAGGAGTACGCCGAGAAG GAGAAGGAGTTGATCTCGTTGAAACGTGAGGCCAAGCTTAAAGGTGGTTTCTATGTTGACCCTGAAGCTAAGCTCTTGTTCATCATCCGTATTCGTGG TATTAATGCTATTGACCCAAAGACAAAGAAGATTCTTCAGCTCTTGCGTCTCAGACAG ATCTTCAATGGTGTATTTCTGAAAGTCAACAAGGCAACAATGAACATGCTTCGTCGTGTTGAGCCTTATGTGACCTACGG ATTCCCTAACTTGAAGAGTGTTAAGGAATTGATCTACAAGAGGGGATATGGAAAGCTTAACCACCAGAGGGTGGCTTTGACTGATAACTCCATCGTTGAGCAG GCTCTGGGCAAACATGGGATCATCTGCACTGAGGATTTGATTCACGAGATTCTAACAGTAGGACCTCATTTCAAGGAGGCCAACAACTTCCTGTGGCCATTCCAGCTCAAGGCACCACTCGGTGGTCTTAAGAAAAAGAGGAATCACTACGTTGAAGGTGGTGATGCTGGCAACCGTGAAAACTTCATTAATGAGCTTATCAGGAGGATGAATTAG